The following coding sequences are from one Roseburia hominis A2-183 window:
- a CDS encoding O-fucosyltransferase family protein, with product MKNTLIKIQNFFLALAMVVRHPVKAPELMLARRNEEELAADIEAINRERIRTLYGQEQEPADPELKKKEYRKINESYEKRLIFHVGFGAGLFSELDSMMEHMLFCFENHIRFEIYADDANFSKAGGMGWEELFEPFCPINHDKLNHIANYRPTDYKSTMRHHRLWYKGYFLPKILKRRTGADYLTQDIWCMCINNDFKYHPVDFPLFGMKGTATSQFSKFGEIAICPKPDVRKEMDALISKLHMPEHFVSMQIRGGDKCLEYKELKDAASYVEKVEALGLSGQPLFIFTDDYTNVTKIRELRPEWELYTLTGEEERGYYNEAFNRQDWEFRRKNLIKLLAIVELCKKADYHIGPNQSCVDLYLRSVKGLERYIVL from the coding sequence ATGAAGAATACGCTGATTAAAATTCAGAACTTTTTTCTGGCACTTGCCATGGTGGTGCGCCATCCGGTAAAGGCGCCGGAGCTTATGCTCGCACGCCGCAATGAGGAAGAACTTGCAGCGGATATAGAGGCAATCAACCGGGAGAGAATCCGTACATTGTACGGACAGGAGCAGGAACCGGCTGACCCGGAGCTAAAAAAAAAAGAGTATAGAAAGATTAATGAGTCCTACGAAAAACGCCTGATCTTCCATGTGGGATTTGGGGCAGGTCTTTTTTCCGAGCTGGACAGCATGATGGAGCACATGCTTTTCTGCTTTGAAAATCATATCCGCTTTGAGATCTATGCTGATGATGCCAATTTCTCAAAAGCGGGAGGAATGGGATGGGAGGAACTGTTTGAGCCGTTCTGCCCGATCAATCACGATAAGCTGAATCATATCGCAAATTATCGCCCGACAGACTATAAGAGCACGATGCGCCACCACCGCCTGTGGTATAAAGGATACTTTTTGCCCAAAATCTTAAAACGGCGTACGGGTGCCGACTATCTGACACAGGATATCTGGTGTATGTGCATCAATAATGATTTTAAGTATCATCCGGTGGATTTTCCACTGTTTGGGATGAAGGGAACAGCCACCTCTCAGTTTTCAAAATTCGGGGAGATCGCGATCTGTCCGAAACCGGATGTGCGCAAGGAGATGGATGCACTGATCTCAAAGCTCCATATGCCGGAACATTTTGTCTCCATGCAGATCCGCGGCGGCGACAAATGCCTGGAGTATAAGGAGTTAAAGGATGCGGCAAGCTATGTGGAAAAAGTGGAGGCACTGGGACTGTCCGGTCAGCCGCTTTTTATCTTTACGGACGATTACACGAATGTGACGAAGATCCGGGAACTGCGCCCGGAGTGGGAGTTATATACGTTGACAGGGGAGGAAGAGCGCGGATATTACAATGAAGCGTTCAACAGGCAGGACTGGGAGTTCCGCAGGAAGAATCTTATCAAGCTGCTCGCGATCGTGGAGTTGTGCAAAAAAGCAGATTATCATATCGGACCAAACCAGTCCTGTGTAGATTTGTATCTGCGCTCGGTCAAAGGACTGGAGCGTTATATCGTGCTATAG
- a CDS encoding alpha-1,2-fucosyltransferase translates to MLWEFTGRMQAWKHRRNREDHDLVTVKIGDGMGNQMYNYACGYAAAKRSGEKLRLDISECDNSTLRDYELDHFRVVYDEKESFPNRTFWQKLYKRLRRDIRYHVIRERDMYAVDARVFVPARRGRYLHGYWQCLGYFEEYLDDLREMFTPAYEQTDAVRELMQQFTQTPTCALHVRGGDLGGPNRAYFQQAIARMQKEKPDVTFIVFTNDLPKAKECLDDGEARMRYIAEFGEALSDIDEFFLMSACQNQIISNSTYSTWAAYLNTLPGRIVIVPKFHGVEQMALPDWIVLDGGACQKGEIDAV, encoded by the coding sequence ATGTTGTGGGAATTTACAGGAAGAATGCAAGCGTGGAAACACAGGAGAAACAGGGAGGATCATGATTTGGTAACGGTTAAGATCGGCGATGGCATGGGCAACCAGATGTACAACTATGCCTGTGGCTATGCTGCGGCAAAACGGAGCGGGGAAAAGCTCAGGCTGGATATATCGGAGTGTGATAATTCGACCTTGCGTGATTATGAGCTGGATCATTTCCGCGTGGTGTATGATGAAAAAGAATCCTTTCCGAACCGCACATTCTGGCAGAAGCTCTACAAGCGCCTGCGGCGCGATATCCGGTATCATGTGATCCGGGAACGGGATATGTATGCTGTGGATGCGCGGGTGTTTGTACCAGCCCGGCGGGGCAGGTATCTTCATGGCTATTGGCAGTGCCTCGGGTATTTTGAAGAATATCTGGATGATCTGCGCGAAATGTTTACACCGGCATATGAGCAGACGGATGCGGTAAGAGAACTCATGCAGCAATTCACACAGACGCCGACTTGTGCACTACATGTGCGTGGAGGGGATCTTGGTGGCCCGAACCGTGCGTATTTTCAGCAGGCGATTGCACGGATGCAGAAGGAAAAACCGGATGTGACGTTTATTGTGTTTACGAATGATCTTCCGAAGGCGAAAGAATGTCTGGATGACGGAGAAGCCAGAATGCGCTATATTGCGGAGTTTGGGGAAGCACTGTCGGATATTGATGAATTCTTTCTGATGTCTGCATGCCAGAATCAGATCATTTCCAACAGTACCTATTCTACATGGGCAGCGTATCTGAACACGCTGCCGGGAAGGATTGTCATTGTTCCGAAGTTTCACGGGGTAGAGCAGATGGCATTGCCTGACTGGATTGTACTGGATGGCGGCGCATGTCAGAAAGGGGAGATCGATGCAGTTTAA
- a CDS encoding DUF3048 domain-containing protein, protein MKKRAVTLLTLFAVSINLMACGGKDAQESSADTSTEQVIAETTEQAETESEEEVLPGGKYRSELTNELIDDSLKDQRPIAVMVDNESIALPHYGLSHADVVYEMMNSTMNGRITRFMALFKDYESVDQIGSIRSVRPTNIILAAEWNAIICHDGGPFYIDEYLAEPCSDHFSGTFSRVNNGKSREYTEYIVSGDMDKNFSNSDVSKEYTSYYEGEHYQFANEDNPVDLSDAADAITAETVDLPFPHNGSYLEYDADDQLYYYSEYGKAHVDPGNDNAQLCFKNLLIQSAGFTQYDEHGYMIFDVITSGGGYYVTNGEAIPVTWKKTSMTSPTRYYDADGNEIKLNTGKTYIALVPVDDWKSLVIE, encoded by the coding sequence GTGAAGAAAAGAGCAGTCACCTTATTGACATTGTTTGCGGTTTCTATCAACCTTATGGCATGTGGTGGAAAGGATGCTCAGGAGAGCAGCGCGGACACATCGACTGAGCAGGTTATTGCAGAGACGACCGAACAGGCAGAGACTGAGTCTGAGGAAGAAGTGCTTCCGGGAGGCAAATACCGGAGCGAACTTACGAATGAACTGATCGATGATTCCTTGAAGGATCAGCGTCCGATTGCGGTCATGGTGGATAATGAGTCTATTGCGTTACCGCATTATGGATTATCGCACGCAGATGTCGTATATGAGATGATGAACAGTACAATGAATGGTCGTATTACCAGATTTATGGCACTGTTTAAAGATTACGAGAGCGTGGATCAGATCGGAAGCATCCGAAGCGTCCGCCCGACGAATATTATTCTGGCAGCAGAATGGAATGCGATCATTTGTCATGATGGAGGACCATTCTATATTGATGAATATCTGGCAGAGCCGTGTTCCGACCATTTCAGTGGGACATTTTCCCGTGTGAACAACGGAAAGTCAAGAGAATATACGGAGTATATCGTTTCCGGTGATATGGACAAGAACTTCAGTAATTCGGATGTGTCCAAAGAGTATACATCTTATTATGAGGGTGAGCACTATCAGTTTGCAAATGAGGACAACCCGGTGGATCTTTCGGATGCAGCAGACGCGATCACAGCAGAGACCGTGGATCTTCCATTCCCGCATAATGGATCCTATCTGGAGTACGATGCAGATGATCAGTTGTATTATTATTCCGAGTATGGCAAAGCGCATGTGGATCCGGGCAATGATAATGCACAGCTCTGCTTTAAGAATCTGCTGATTCAGAGTGCAGGATTTACACAGTATGACGAACATGGTTATATGATTTTTGATGTGATTACATCCGGTGGTGGATATTATGTGACGAATGGCGAGGCGATTCCGGTTACCTGGAAGAAGACGAGCATGACTTCCCCGACACGCTATTATGATGCAGATGGCAATGAGATCAAGTTAAATACCGGTAAGACGTATATAGCACTTGTTCCGGTGGATGACTGGAAGAGTCTGGTAATTGAATAA
- a CDS encoding glycosyltransferase family 2 protein, with the protein MKISLIVPCYNEEEALPIFYRETKNVLETMPCEHEFVFINDGSRDRTLAVLKELAGQDGCVQYLSFSRNFGKEAAMYAGFCNVTGDYVAVMDADMQDPPALLPEMLDKLLTGEYDSVATCRVTRKGEPPIRSWFARLFYRMINRVSDADIVDGARDFRLMRREMVDAIVEMGEYNRFSKGIFGWIGFRTCWLPYENVNRVAGETKWNFWKLFKYAIDGIINFSQAPLAFASWFGMFMTVLSFVAVIFIIIRKLVFGDPVTGWASTACIITFIGGVQLFCMGIMGQYIAKTYLEVKKRPHYIVAESNMDEVKRIK; encoded by the coding sequence ATGAAGATTTCACTGATAGTCCCCTGCTATAATGAGGAGGAAGCATTGCCGATTTTTTATCGGGAGACGAAGAACGTGTTGGAAACCATGCCATGCGAGCATGAGTTTGTGTTTATCAATGACGGATCGAGAGACCGGACATTGGCTGTCTTAAAGGAACTGGCAGGGCAGGATGGCTGTGTGCAGTACCTTTCCTTTTCCAGAAATTTCGGAAAGGAAGCGGCAATGTATGCAGGATTTTGCAATGTCACCGGAGACTACGTTGCAGTGATGGATGCTGATATGCAGGATCCGCCGGCGCTTCTTCCGGAGATGTTAGACAAGCTTCTGACAGGTGAATATGACAGTGTAGCAACCTGCCGTGTGACCAGAAAAGGAGAGCCGCCGATTCGGAGCTGGTTTGCCCGGTTGTTTTACCGGATGATCAACCGCGTGTCAGATGCGGATATCGTGGATGGGGCACGGGATTTTCGGCTGATGCGGCGTGAGATGGTAGATGCGATCGTTGAGATGGGAGAGTATAACCGTTTTTCCAAGGGGATTTTTGGCTGGATCGGATTTCGGACATGCTGGCTGCCGTATGAGAATGTGAACCGGGTGGCAGGCGAGACGAAATGGAATTTCTGGAAGCTGTTTAAGTATGCGATTGATGGGATTATCAATTTTTCACAGGCACCATTGGCATTTGCATCCTGGTTTGGAATGTTCATGACAGTGTTGTCCTTTGTGGCGGTGATTTTTATTATTATACGAAAGCTTGTCTTTGGAGATCCCGTGACCGGATGGGCATCCACAGCGTGTATCATTACATTTATTGGCGGTGTACAGCTTTTTTGTATGGGAATTATGGGGCAATACATTGCCAAAACATACCTCGAAGTAAAAAAACGTCCGCATTATATTGTCGCAGAGAGCAATATGGACGAAGTGAAACGGATAAAATAG
- a CDS encoding BlaI/MecI/CopY family transcriptional regulator encodes MIECVMVDTLPETANQILNILWDRNHAMNETEIREALEQEFSVKCEKQDVKDFIRFLIGQDYVEKKHKGLKTCYVALGADYVL; translated from the coding sequence ATGATAGAATGCGTAATGGTAGACACACTTCCGGAGACTGCAAATCAGATCCTTAATATTTTGTGGGATCGTAATCATGCAATGAATGAGACTGAGATCAGGGAGGCATTGGAGCAGGAATTTTCTGTGAAGTGTGAAAAGCAGGATGTGAAGGATTTCATAAGGTTTCTGATCGGGCAGGATTATGTGGAGAAGAAGCATAAAGGGTTGAAGACCTGTTATGTGGCACTGGGAGCTGATTACGTCTTATAA
- a CDS encoding SIR2 family protein → MDKTMVEETTIKDLKDCMENNMPVLFLGAGFSREALCKKGKLPTGSELADELRLEFVKDKISEADYKDVEKYNLRELCSCIDALDKDNKAKREEYLTRRLKGALPNETGFHNLLVDYPWRRIYTVNIDDLVENIYEENDKEYSCISSSKDIPRKSENMELIKLHGSVRKPGDGYIFSKKEYNDLIGSKVNIGLVEFTNEIYSANDVIFIGASLDEPDIEYYLQLYENMQIKRKKSRIFFIEPYPKLALEQKAAELGATIIPWTTEKFLKFASELEYAPERAERARLELNRAMIYRLQDDIKIFKNPYESNIYQGYYSTWQDVFDRWTFENTMLDSAKKSLDIILSQKDPLKCFCLYGSSFSGKSTLLKQLGYYLHSMGYEVLEYKGRFLERSVLRNYIMESSYEKYAILIDNASFYYKTIERFLRDSYEEKEIVFLCASRTYYHTRKKYYLEGNCFCDLECKDKIRKEDAPIIAQTLEEKDSLGDLYEFDHDSNELYREIQRKQSVVNLIVYLTYGKEMRRKLNKEMKFVTDLPPIEMKLLLEVAIFNNLDIEYYPIELFIGRYQGVIRLTEEGGISNLKVIDYIKYDDQGIALRNSLLQDAVLKSNRDKIFPAIRELLLYMSTYVYEGRQDVWMNVFQALLNEARLREKFKSEKSELGTLFYGIKQEYTKVSYYWLQLGLYEQGENNYAKALSHLKKSQKIQPKSFKIQHAIARNYLKYANVQSDSQTAKELFEKGEKLMLDLIKSKEYYIQKAKLFSVDSYVLEKVRYVEKFHVKLSNKELNEMRDMLSEVYSPNDSYIYKAMKVFYQMLCRIGKQSIIRMDFNSPYYDIMKKEFAGDDEFENTIYCEE, encoded by the coding sequence ATGGATAAAACAATGGTGGAAGAGACTACGATAAAAGATCTGAAGGACTGCATGGAGAATAATATGCCAGTGCTGTTTTTGGGTGCTGGTTTTTCTCGGGAAGCCCTCTGCAAAAAAGGGAAGCTTCCCACAGGCTCGGAGCTTGCTGATGAATTACGATTGGAGTTTGTAAAAGACAAAATCAGTGAGGCAGATTATAAGGATGTTGAAAAATATAATCTTCGTGAATTGTGTTCCTGTATTGATGCATTAGATAAGGACAATAAAGCAAAAAGAGAAGAGTATCTTACAAGACGCCTTAAGGGAGCCTTGCCAAATGAGACTGGATTTCACAATTTGCTGGTGGATTATCCATGGAGGAGAATTTATACGGTAAATATTGATGATCTGGTTGAAAATATATATGAAGAAAATGACAAAGAGTACAGTTGTATTTCATCAAGTAAAGATATTCCCCGCAAAAGTGAAAACATGGAGCTCATTAAATTACACGGCAGTGTAAGAAAACCGGGGGATGGCTACATATTCAGTAAAAAGGAATATAATGATCTGATCGGAAGCAAAGTGAATATCGGTCTTGTAGAATTTACAAATGAAATATATTCTGCAAATGATGTCATATTTATCGGAGCTTCACTGGATGAACCGGATATTGAGTACTATTTACAGCTTTATGAAAATATGCAGATAAAGAGAAAGAAAAGCCGTATTTTCTTTATAGAACCGTATCCCAAATTGGCGTTGGAGCAAAAAGCGGCAGAGTTGGGGGCGACCATTATTCCGTGGACTACGGAGAAATTTTTAAAATTTGCATCGGAGCTGGAATATGCACCGGAGAGAGCAGAGCGCGCCAGATTAGAACTTAACCGGGCTATGATCTATCGGCTTCAGGATGATATAAAAATTTTTAAAAATCCATATGAGAGTAATATATATCAGGGATATTATAGCACCTGGCAGGATGTTTTTGACAGATGGACATTTGAAAATACGATGTTAGACAGTGCGAAAAAGAGTCTGGATATTATTTTGAGTCAAAAAGATCCACTAAAATGCTTTTGCCTGTATGGAAGCTCTTTTTCGGGGAAAAGCACACTTTTAAAACAGCTGGGCTATTATTTGCATAGTATGGGATATGAGGTACTTGAATATAAGGGAAGATTTTTAGAGAGAAGTGTACTTCGCAACTATATTATGGAAAGTAGCTATGAAAAATATGCAATCCTTATAGATAATGCAAGTTTTTATTATAAGACCATTGAGAGATTTTTGAGAGACAGTTATGAAGAAAAAGAAATTGTTTTTTTGTGTGCGTCCAGAACGTATTATCATACAAGAAAGAAATATTATCTGGAAGGGAACTGTTTTTGTGATTTAGAATGTAAAGACAAAATCAGGAAAGAGGATGCGCCCATTATAGCACAAACACTGGAAGAGAAGGATTCACTGGGAGATTTGTACGAATTCGACCATGATTCAAATGAGCTGTATCGGGAGATTCAGAGGAAGCAGAGTGTTGTGAATCTGATCGTATATCTGACTTATGGCAAGGAAATGCGGCGAAAATTAAATAAGGAAATGAAGTTTGTAACGGATCTTCCGCCGATAGAAATGAAATTGCTGCTGGAAGTGGCAATATTTAATAATCTGGATATTGAATATTATCCGATCGAATTATTTATAGGACGTTATCAGGGGGTAATTCGTCTGACGGAGGAGGGCGGGATCAGTAACCTGAAGGTGATAGATTATATTAAATATGATGATCAGGGAATTGCTTTAAGAAACTCTCTGCTTCAGGATGCGGTTTTGAAAAGTAACAGGGATAAAATTTTTCCTGCAATCCGGGAATTGTTGCTTTATATGTCGACTTATGTGTATGAAGGAAGACAGGATGTGTGGATGAATGTATTCCAAGCACTTTTAAATGAGGCCAGGTTAAGAGAAAAGTTTAAGTCGGAAAAATCGGAATTGGGTACTTTGTTTTATGGGATTAAGCAGGAATATACAAAGGTCAGCTATTATTGGCTTCAACTGGGCTTATATGAACAGGGAGAGAATAATTATGCAAAAGCACTGAGCCATTTGAAAAAATCCCAAAAGATACAACCGAAATCTTTTAAGATACAGCATGCAATTGCAAGGAATTATCTTAAATATGCTAATGTACAATCCGACAGCCAGACAGCAAAGGAATTGTTTGAAAAAGGCGAAAAGTTGATGCTAGATCTGATCAAAAGTAAGGAGTATTATATTCAAAAAGCAAAACTGTTTTCTGTTGATTCTTATGTGCTGGAAAAGGTTAGATATGTAGAAAAGTTTCATGTAAAACTTAGTAATAAGGAGTTGAATGAAATGAGAGATATGCTGAGCGAGGTTTATTCACCTAATGATTCCTACATTTATAAGGCTATGAAAGTTTTCTATCAAATGCTATGCAGAATAGGAAAACAATCCATCATACGAATGGACTTTAACAGTCCTTATTATGATATTATGAAAAAAGAATTTGCAGGAGACGATGAGTTTGAAAATACTATTTATTGTGAGGAGTAG
- a CDS encoding helix-turn-helix domain-containing protein: MATYVIGDYIREIRLRKGYTQEDVSFGICTSATLSRIENGAQTPGRYILDKLMERLGMENSVFNIFVSKEEMELYECVQEMVRNIADGNFEELVKQIQKVEGLTKKTSHLERQYLYFAKAELMWNKGAEPDQIMEMLMKAIHVTLPQFDGVTPMKENLLTFDEIMIINAIARKYARENNIEEALKLEYWLKDYMEEQMMDSKQKTAKYPVILYNLSNWLARVQRYIEINDIAEEGVEFCIKYGNLVILPRLLFNKACALAELGQKGEAVKYFRQSVVLFETMKQNERACRAADYCKNNYGIEF, translated from the coding sequence ATGGCAACATATGTGATTGGTGATTATATCAGAGAGATCAGGCTTCGTAAGGGCTACACGCAGGAGGATGTAAGCTTTGGAATTTGTACATCTGCAACACTGTCGCGCATTGAAAATGGAGCGCAGACACCTGGCAGATATATACTGGATAAGTTAATGGAACGCCTGGGTATGGAGAACAGTGTGTTTAATATCTTCGTGAGCAAAGAGGAGATGGAACTCTATGAGTGTGTCCAGGAAATGGTAAGAAACATTGCGGATGGGAATTTTGAGGAATTGGTAAAGCAGATTCAGAAAGTAGAAGGTCTGACAAAGAAAACATCACACTTGGAAAGACAATATTTATACTTTGCAAAGGCTGAATTGATGTGGAACAAAGGGGCAGAACCGGATCAAATCATGGAAATGCTCATGAAGGCAATCCATGTTACTTTGCCTCAGTTTGACGGTGTGACACCGATGAAGGAAAATCTGCTCACATTTGATGAGATTATGATAATCAATGCAATAGCAAGGAAATATGCCAGAGAAAATAATATTGAGGAAGCATTGAAACTAGAATACTGGTTAAAGGATTATATGGAAGAGCAGATGATGGACAGTAAACAGAAAACGGCAAAATATCCTGTCATTTTATATAATTTGAGTAACTGGCTGGCTAGAGTACAAAGATATATTGAAATAAATGATATTGCAGAAGAAGGAGTAGAATTTTGCATTAAGTATGGCAATTTGGTTATTCTTCCTCGGTTATTATTTAATAAAGCCTGTGCATTAGCAGAACTTGGTCAAAAGGGTGAAGCAGTCAAATATTTCAGGCAGTCAGTCGTTCTGTTTGAAACGATGAAGCAGAATGAGAGAGCATGCAGAGCGGCTGACTACTGTAAAAATAATTATGGTATTGAATTTTAG
- a CDS encoding MBOAT family O-acyltransferase — MQFNSIDFLVFFPAVVLIYWIIPKKVRYLWLLVASYYFYMSWNASYAMLIGASTLITYVCGLLVEWTGTHEEKGWSVAGKLVVAVGFLSNLGILFFCKYFDFFLTNLNVVLEHFQKKPLTSSLEVLLPVGISFYTFQALGYLVDVYRKEIAAEKNPLRYALFVSFFPQLVAGPIERSGNLLKQIREVPYKKTFEYHRIVNGLILMLYGFFLKMVLADRIAIVADYAFDHYYSLGSAELVTGAVAFAIQIYCDFGSYSLIAIGAAQVMGFTLMENFNTPYFATSIKDFWRRWHISLSTWFRDYLYIPLGGNRKGKVRKYCNLMLTFLASGLWHGAAWTYVIWGGLHGLYQIIGDLLRPVRKKIVEIFDVRTDCISFKLTQIAFTFVLTTFAWIFFRADNLGQACVYISRIATRVNPWALFNGTLYTMGLEQFEANVLFFALFILLLVDLVRYRLGRRVDVFLQEQNIWFRWLVCLLLILLVVVYGKYGPDYDAAQFIYFQF; from the coding sequence ATGCAGTTTAATTCAATTGACTTTCTCGTATTTTTTCCGGCAGTAGTGCTGATTTACTGGATCATTCCAAAGAAAGTGCGCTATCTCTGGCTTTTGGTGGCAAGCTATTATTTTTACATGTCATGGAATGCGTCGTATGCGATGCTGATCGGAGCCTCAACGCTGATTACCTATGTGTGTGGACTTCTTGTAGAGTGGACCGGTACACATGAGGAAAAAGGCTGGAGCGTGGCAGGAAAGCTGGTCGTCGCGGTTGGTTTCCTTTCCAATCTCGGCATTTTGTTTTTTTGCAAATATTTTGACTTTTTCCTTACAAACCTGAATGTGGTGCTGGAGCATTTTCAGAAAAAACCGTTGACCAGCAGCCTGGAGGTTCTGCTCCCGGTGGGAATTTCCTTCTATACCTTTCAGGCGCTCGGATATCTGGTGGATGTCTACCGGAAAGAGATTGCGGCAGAAAAAAATCCGCTTCGCTATGCGCTGTTTGTATCATTTTTCCCACAGCTGGTTGCAGGACCGATCGAGCGGTCGGGAAATCTGCTGAAACAGATCCGGGAAGTGCCTTATAAAAAGACATTTGAATATCATCGGATTGTCAACGGACTCATACTCATGTTGTATGGATTTTTCTTAAAAATGGTGCTGGCAGACCGGATCGCCATTGTGGCGGACTATGCATTTGACCATTATTACAGCCTGGGGAGTGCGGAACTGGTTACCGGGGCGGTGGCGTTTGCAATTCAGATTTATTGTGACTTTGGAAGTTACTCCCTGATTGCGATCGGGGCTGCACAGGTGATGGGCTTCACATTGATGGAGAATTTTAATACGCCGTATTTTGCGACATCGATCAAAGATTTCTGGAGAAGATGGCATATTTCGCTGAGCACCTGGTTCCGGGATTATCTCTATATTCCTCTTGGCGGAAACCGGAAGGGAAAAGTGAGAAAATACTGCAACCTGATGCTTACCTTCCTCGCAAGCGGACTCTGGCACGGCGCAGCATGGACGTATGTGATCTGGGGTGGACTGCACGGACTCTATCAGATCATCGGGGATCTGCTTCGCCCGGTAAGAAAGAAGATCGTGGAGATCTTTGACGTCCGAACAGATTGTATCAGTTTTAAACTGACACAGATTGCGTTTACATTTGTGCTGACCACATTTGCATGGATTTTTTTCAGGGCAGACAATCTGGGACAGGCGTGTGTATATATAAGCCGGATTGCAACAAGAGTGAACCCGTGGGCGCTTTTTAACGGGACGTTATATACAATGGGACTGGAGCAGTTTGAAGCAAATGTGTTGTTTTTTGCACTGTTCATTCTGTTGTTGGTTGACCTGGTACGTTATCGGCTGGGCAGACGCGTGGATGTGTTTTTGCAGGAACAGAATATATGGTTCCGGTGGCTGGTGTGCCTGTTGCTCATTCTTCTTGTGGTCGTGTATGGAAAATACGGTCCGGATTATGATGCGGCACAGTTTATATATTTTCAGTTCTAA
- a CDS encoding DegT/DnrJ/EryC1/StrS family aminotransferase → MEKILVTRSSMPELDEYVDEIKSIFESHWLTNMGEKHNRLEEELAEYLKVRNILLFSNGHMALELLIQAMGLTGEVITTPFTFASTTHAIVRNGLTPVFCDVNPEDYTIDVNKIEALITEKTSAIIPVHVYGHLCDVEAIEAIAKKHNLKVIYDAAHTFGEEYKGRGVATFGNASIFSFHATKVFNTIEGGAVCFNSSENGLREKLFGIKNFGIWDEELIKDVGANAKMNEFQAAMGLCNLRHIDRELAKRKAVVEHYNERLSGVNGLKISAPQKDVKPNYAYYPVIFEPEEFGKSRDEIYELLKVNEIYARKYFYPLTNTFECYKGMFDMGDTPVALDLSKKVLTLPLYADLRIDQVDRICDIILGR, encoded by the coding sequence ATGGAGAAGATTTTGGTGACACGTTCATCCATGCCTGAACTGGATGAGTATGTGGACGAGATAAAGAGTATTTTTGAAAGCCACTGGCTGACAAATATGGGGGAGAAGCATAACAGATTGGAGGAGGAACTGGCAGAATATCTAAAAGTGAGAAATATTCTGCTGTTTTCCAACGGGCACATGGCACTGGAACTTCTGATTCAGGCAATGGGACTTACCGGAGAAGTTATCACAACACCGTTCACGTTTGCATCGACCACGCACGCGATCGTCCGCAATGGACTGACACCTGTGTTCTGTGATGTGAATCCGGAGGACTACACGATTGACGTAAATAAGATCGAGGCGCTCATCACAGAGAAAACCAGTGCCATCATTCCGGTACATGTATACGGGCATCTCTGCGATGTCGAGGCAATCGAGGCGATCGCGAAAAAGCATAATCTGAAAGTCATCTATGATGCGGCACATACTTTTGGCGAGGAATATAAGGGACGAGGAGTGGCAACCTTTGGAAATGCCTCCATTTTCAGCTTCCACGCGACCAAGGTGTTCAATACAATCGAGGGTGGTGCTGTCTGCTTTAACAGCAGTGAGAATGGTCTGCGGGAAAAGCTGTTCGGCATTAAGAATTTCGGTATCTGGGATGAGGAACTTATCAAGGATGTCGGTGCGAATGCCAAGATGAACGAGTTCCAGGCGGCAATGGGATTATGCAATCTGCGCCATATTGACAGAGAACTTGCAAAGAGAAAGGCAGTTGTAGAGCATTACAATGAGAGACTGTCCGGTGTAAATGGATTAAAGATTTCTGCACCGCAAAAGGACGTGAAGCCTAACTATGCATATTATCCGGTAATCTTTGAACCGGAGGAATTTGGAAAGAGTCGGGACGAGATCTATGAGCTGTTAAAGGTCAACGAGATCTACGCAAGAAAATATTTTTATCCGCTGACGAACACGTTTGAATGCTATAAGGGCATGTTTGATATGGGAGATACACCGGTAGCGCTGGATCTGTCGAAAAAGGTACTGACCCTTCCGTTGTATGCAGATCTTCGGATTGACCAGGTGGATCGTATCTGTGACATTATTCTTGGCAGATAG